The following proteins are encoded in a genomic region of Phaeodactylum tricornutum CCAP 1055/1 chromosome 1, whole genome shotgun sequence:
- a CDS encoding predicted protein, translated as MESSPTEAEGPTPRGVLRKTGVYGTPVSCVSFPHPDVLLYSLGAFLERTSTYRASGDGLTATPTPISSRHLVFPNGNTIHGIRYPHSDPNRLPTNSPPPANDGFDATVEVTVTGPEKAKKYALVFGSRHLALVQNVWGSPDHPVMETLSIRVGNVGSAHAIPPSTVWTLSDWIWDCRLQSTSDPRTDTVVVGLAHNNVEVWTLRRSPEGDTSVGGILSRTAQLRGVTRCITYCMDLGRDGYVATGTVRNEIVVWNQPTIHAQNTATDKFGADGHVSGEIVVVPEQARLRGHQGVIHGVKFNSDCRYLASTSDDRSVRLWKRPAGPEHAESGSLNGTNSWSLVWTGWGHTARTWKVAFVEAHNLVISTAEDGTARVWNLWSGDCRAVLRGHGASQNVWGIDVCGDWAVTGGNDGRVATYHIPSSLVAMWKHNEKGTEECVQSWQGTFPIPDDRILSTTGKTSLAQEKGAQIVKKKKKKIVHQILVGMGLVESSSTYMESPRIVVSTRAGSLLSLNLSTGSWITQEPWWNSSLLECNNIDAMDACCMAIHPSTGLIAIGTHRGDVVVLLDWDVDQRRRIVWAGNELKSVQKLEWKTSNTLVAFHVDALRWWQLPDSCDTEQFMDESLMTCKVLVPGTKALVLCCALNQKGKLAVVGDTRGNIALFDLNGSVGVDGSMAPRCVLPRAHRKEHVNVLLWISETKVLSGGNDGCLHECEVLDLCRLRSLYSFAVAAYTGIDRIWTMSRVCGSSRFAIAGYRGNEYVAIDTKGGYELFRADTGGRQRAALFSLGVPDRDGSRCANPILTVATSRKDGCNDVTINMRNGRWRGGSYGVGLHNETIFDAAFFPIGTTTSVFGLLTGSEDCTARISLWERGSLVSSIKLPCQESGVRAVCSSTFDVRHGTFLAVAGSQMALQFYHVRNEASEPPKPQNLTITSLGRGWQREKASMDHRINTVTSVPLHAAGDERRHLVLTGDSNGDCVLYHVGEALQTIHSGVLFFREARPVLSSKMCVLGSHVLVLVGTTEGTISFHSVLYGTNIDWSTVQRQNPDEVVQCHTMGTNTIDVCIMESAESEHTILVCSGGDDQSVACFKLHAKLCGSDLNLSIQKMQIVREASRSAVKGIAWLDQSHFASTGYDQKICVWKYTLGSIAKKCSLHVDIGDVNCLAHFQLQSTECTLGIAGAGIELITFNLCAL; from the coding sequence ATGGAATCGTCGCCGACCGAAGCGGAGGGACCGACGCCCCGGGGTGTGTTGCGCAAAACGGGCGTGTACGGGACACCCGTGTCCTGCGTGAGTTTTCCTCATCCAGACGTTCTACTCTACAGCCTCGGAGCTTTTTTGGAGCGGACGAGTACGTACCGGGCTTCCGGTGACGGATTAACGGCAACACCGACTCCAATCTCGAGTCGGCATTTGGTCTTTCCGAACGGCAACACCATTCACGGCATTCGCTATCCGCACAGTGATCCTAATAGATTGCCTACGAACTCTCCTCCTCCCGCGAATGACGGCTTTGACGCAACAGTGGAGGTGACAGTAACAGGTCCAGAGAAAGCCAAAAAGTACGCTCTCGTGTTCGGGTCGAGGCACCTGGCCTTGGTGCAGAATGTGTGGGGATCTCCGGATCATCCCGTCATGGAAACGTTATCGATACGTGTAGGAAACGTAGGAAGTGCGCATGCGATACCACCTTCCACCGTTTGGACCTTGTCGGATTGGATTTGGGATTGTCGTCTGCAATCCACCAGTGATCCACGTACCGACACCGTGGTGGTGGGTCTCGCACACAATAATGTGGAAGTGTGGACGTTGCGACGCTCGCCGGAGGGCGATACCTCCGTAGGCGGCATATTATCTCGCACCGCACAGTTGCGTGGGGTCACACGCTGTATCACCTACTGTATGGATCTGGGACGGGATGGGTACGTCGCCACTGGTACGGTACGGAACGAAATTGTTGTCTGGAACCAACCGACTATCCACGCTCAGAACACCGCCACGGACAAGTTTGGTGCGGATGGTCATGTTTCTGGAGAGATAGTGGTAGTACCGGAACAAGCGCGATTGCGTGGTCATCAAGGGGTGATTCACGGAGTTAAGTTTAATAGCGATTGCAGATACCTTGCCTCTACCTCGGACGATCGGAGTGTGCGCTTGTGGAAACGTCCAGCGGGACCGGAACATGCCGAGAGCGGTAGCTTAAATGGTACGAATTCCTGGAGCTTGGTTTGGACAGGGTGGGGACACACGGCTCGGACTTGGAAGGTGGCGTTCGTAGAAGCACATAATCTCGTAATTTCGACGGCGGAAGACGGCACGGCCCGAGTTTGGAATCTATGGTCCGGAGACTGCCGAGCGGTACTTCGGGGACACGGAGCTTCGCAGAACGTTTGGGGCATTGATGTTTGCGGTGATTGGGCCGTGACGGGTGGAAATGACGGAAGAGTGGCGACCTATCACATACCGAGTAGTTTGGTGGCAATGTGGAAGCACAACGAGAAGGGAACGGAAGAATGCGTACAATCGTGGCAAGGTACGTTTCCAATCCCGGATGATCGGATCCTATCGACGACCGGGAAAACATCTTTAGCCCAAGAAAAGGGAGCTCAGATtgtcaaaaagaagaagaaaaagatcGTTCATCAGATCTTGGTGGGAATGGGGCTAGTTGAATCATCCAGTACGTATATGGAATCTCCGCGAATCGTCGTGTCAACTCGAGCCGGTTCGCTCCTGAGCTTAAATTTGTCCACCGGAAGCTGGATTACCCAGGAACCATGGTGGAATTCTAGCTTGCTCGAATGCAACAATATCGATGCAATGGATGCCTGCTGTATGGCGATCCATCCATCGACAGGGCTCATCGCTATCGGAACTCATCGGGGAGATGTCGTGGTTCTCTTGGATTGGGACGTCGATCAGCGGCGTCGAATTGTCTGGGCTGGAAACGAACTCAAGTCAGTACAAAAACTCGAATGGAAAACTTCCAATACCTTGGTCGCGTTTCATGTCGACGCATTGCGTTGGTGGCAACTACCAGATTCCTGCGATACAGAACAGTTTATGGACGAAAGCTTGATGACATGCAAAGTATTAGTGCCGGGTACCAAAGCGCTGGTCCTTTGCTGCGCACTCAATCAAAAAGGCAAGCTAGCGGTGGTTGGAGATACACGAGGGAATATTGCACTTTTTGACTTAAATGGTAGTGTCGGCGTAGATGGGTCCATGGCACCACGCTGTGTTCTTCCTCGGGCTCATCGCAAAGAACACGTAAACGTTTTGCTGTGGATAAGTGAAACGAAAGTCCTTTCTGGTGGAAACGATGGCTGCTTGCACGAGTGTGAGGTTCTGGATTTATGTAGGCTGAGGTCTCTGTATTCGTTTGCGGTGGCGGCCTACACAGGGATCGATAGGATTTGGACTATGTCGAGAGTCTGCGGATCTAGCCGTTTTGCCATAGCGGGTTACCGAGGCAATGAATATGTTGCTATTGATACTAAAGGTGGATACGAATTGTTTCGAGCAGATACTGGTGGTAGACAGCGTGCGGCTCTCTTCTCTCTTGGTGTTCCTGACAGGGATGGGAGCCGCTGTGCGAATCCCATTTTGACTGTTGCTACGAGTCGCAAGGACGGCTGCAACGACGTTACTATTAATATGCGGAACGGTCGCTGGCGTGGAGGATCTTACGGTGTTGGTTTGCACAATGAGACTATCTTCGATGCAGCTTTCTTTCCCATCGGTACAACAACAAGCGTATTTGGTCTCTTGACGGGTAGCGAGGATTGTACTGCTAGAATATCGCTATGGGAACGCGGCTCACTGGTGTCTTCCATTAAACTACCTTGTCAAGAAAGTGGTGTACGAGCAGTGTGCAGTAGCACCTTTGACGTGAGGCATGGCACTTTTTTAGCTGTTGCGGGTAGTCAAATGGCTCTGCAGTTCTATCATGTGAGAAATGAAGCGAGCGAACCCCCCAAGCCTCAAAATTTGACGATTACTTCCCTAGGACGTGGATGGCAACGAGAAAAAGCATCGATGGACCACCGCATCAATACTGTCACCTCTGTTCCTTTGCACGCAGCAGGTGATGAACGGCGACATCTTGTGTTGACTGGAGATTCGAATGGCGATTGTGTTCTTTACCACGTAGGAGAAGCACTCCAAACCATCCACAGCGGTGTGTTATTTTTTAGGGAAGCAAGACCTGTTCTTTCATCAAAAATGTGCGTTCTTGGATCCCATGTGCTTGTATTGGTTGGAACAACGGAGGGCACAATAAGTTTTCATTCGGTACTGTATGGAACAAACATCGACTGGAGTACCGTCCAGCGGCAAAATCCGGATGAAGTAGTCCAATGCCACACAATGGGAACAAATACAATCGACGTATGTATCATGGAAAGTGCTGAAAGTGAACACACAATACTCGTTTGTAGCGGAGGAGATGACCAATCTGTCGCATGTTTCAAGCTTCATGCAAAGCTTTGCGGTAGCGACTTGAATCTCtcaatccaaaaaatgcAAATTGTGCGGGAGGCCTCGCGCTCTGCCGTGAAGGGGATTGCCTGGTTGGACCAGAGCCACTTTGCTTCGACTGGCTACGATCAGAAAATCTGCGTTTGGAAATACACGTTGGGCTCGATCGCTAAAAAATGCTCATTGCATGTCGATATTGGTGATGTTAACTGCCTCGCGCACTTCCAGCTTCAAAGTACCGAATGCACACTTGGAATCGCCGGAGCGGGAATCGAGCTGATCACGTTTAATCTGTGTGCACTATAG
- a CDS encoding arylsulfatase (Precise function unknown. Possibly catalyzes the hydrolysis of sulfate ester in N-acetylglucosamine-4-sulfate residues.), with protein MRVRHDRLRLTRPWISLRTFYLAASLCSGKTWCLPETQGSTTSDNHASAVEGITNTNSSSFFRPHILMIIMDDLGSHDLGIHENSGIQTPHADQLARDGLYLDQYYVLPYCSPTRASLLSGRYPLHTGCHTIVNDWETQGLPLDEETLPQVLRRAGYQAHAVGKWHVGHSRWTQTPTFRGFQSFFGFYLGAQDYNTHIKQGERGNAYEMHWDARGKCGRDCSRLVDERGNYSTHVFTREAIRVIENHPQRPHEPLFLYLAHQAVHWPDQVPETYRKFYEGATYSNWTDQRKTYAGMLSAADESIGNVTKALQDAGMWENTLVVFTTDNGGPTAVCAAQGSSNYPKRGGKCTVYEGGTTGDGFVSGPAWNKVARSRKKEYSETLELYSKVFHVVDWLPTLARMTGATPNGKPLDGVNQWDSMLQREPSAPPPREEVFVGYAYFGNQWYGPAIRYKHWKLIQGQSGGPETSHDLPPGSFLPAPGGAPGEYQLYDLQSDPSETQNIASSYPLIVQILQGKLIEYHASFVPPISNDPTCPFTGTTNTSTFGPTWLPWCEGSSELLVYT; from the coding sequence ATGCGTGTAAGGCATGATCGGCTAAGGCTGACTCGCCCGTGGATCTCGCTGCGTACCTTCTACCTTGCGGCATCGCTATGTTCGGGAAAGACTTGGTGCCTACCGGAGACGCAAGGCTCGACCACGTCGGACAACCATGCCTCCGCCGTCGAGGGGATCACCAACACCAATAGCTCGTCCTTCTTCAGACCACATATACTCATGATTATCATGGATGACTTGGGTTCGCACGATCTCGGTATACACGAAAACAGCGGCATCCAAACCCCGCACGCGGACCAACTCGCTCGGGATGGGTTGTATCTGGACCAGTACTACGTCCTACCCTACTGCTCCCCGACCCGCGCTTCGCTTTTGTCGGGGCGGTATCCGCTACACACTGGTTGTCACACGATCGTCAACGACTGGGAAACGCAAGGTTTGCCCTTGGACGAGGAAACCTTGCCGCAAGTATTGCGCCGTGCCGGGTACCAAGCCCACGCCGTAGGCAAGTGGCACGTTGGACATTCACGGTGGACGCAAACCCCAACTTTTCGCGGCTTTCAATCCTTTTTTGGATTTTATTTGGGCGCGCAGGACTATAATACCCACATCAAGCAAGGGGAGCGAGGAAATGCCTACGAAATGCACTGGGATGCACGGGGAAAATGTGGACGGGACTGTTCGAGGCTCGTCGACGAAAGGGGAAACTATTCGACCCACGTCTTTACACGAGAAGCCATTCGTGTTATTGAAAACCATCCGCAGCGACCGCATGAACCTCTCTTTCTTTATCTGGCACACCAAGCGGTACATTGGCCAGACCAAGTGCCGGAAACCTACCGAAAGTTTTACGAGGGTGCAACGTATTCAAACTGGACGGATCAGCGCAAAACGTATGCAGGTATGCTGAGTGCAGCGGATGAGTCAATAGGAAACGTTACCAAAGCTCTACAGGACGCTGGTATGTGGGAAAACACTCTTGTCGTCTTTACCACGGACAACGGCGGACCGACAGCCGTGTGCGCTGCTCAAGGATCGTCGAATTATCCAAAGCGAGGTGGAAAGTGCACCGTTTACGAAGGCGGAACGACGGGTGACGGCTTTGTCAGCGGACCGGCCTGGAATAAGGTTGCTAGgtcaagaaagaaagaataTTCGGAAACGTTGGAGCTGTATTCCAAAGTGTTTCACGTTGTGGATTGGTTGCCAACATTAGCCCGCATGACGGGTGCGACACCCAATGGCAAGCCGCTGGACGGTGTCAATCAATGGGACTCCATGCTTCAGAGAGAACCGAGTGCCCCACCGCCTCGCGAAGAAGTATTTGTCGGTTACGCCTACTTTGGAAACCAATGGTATGGACCCGCGATTCGGTACAAGCACTGGAAACTCATTCAAGGACAGTCTGGGGGACCGGAAACATCCCACGATTTACCACCTGGATCGTTTCTACCCGCACCAGGCGGTGCTCCTGGAGAGTATCAACTATACGATTTGCAGAGTGATCCTTCCGAGACGCAGAACATTGCATCGAGTTACCCCCTCATTGTACAAATACTACAGGGCAAACTTATCGAGTATCACGCGTCCTTCGTACCGCCTATTTCGAACGATCCGACCTGTCCCTTTACCGGAACAACCAACACGAGTACATTTGGTCCAACCTGGTTGCCTTGGTGTGAGGGGTCGTCTGAGCTACTGGTATACACATAA